The proteins below come from a single Ochotona princeps isolate mOchPri1 chromosome 13, mOchPri1.hap1, whole genome shotgun sequence genomic window:
- the COMTD1 gene encoding catechol O-methyltransferase domain-containing protein 1 — protein sequence MNHPFPRLSVPAALALGSAALGAAFATGLFLGRRWSPWRLRPQQRLLPPEDSPLWQYLLSRSMREHPALRSLRLLTLEQPQGDSMMTCEQAQLLANLARLIKAEKALDLGTFTGYSALALALALPPAGRVVTCDVDAGPPELGRPLWKQAEVAHKMDLRLQPALDTLDELLAAGEAGTFDVAVVDADKENCAAYYERSLQLLRPGGVLAVPNVLWRGEVLHPRQGDVAAECVRNLNERIRRDVRVLVSLLPLGDGLTLAFKI from the exons ATGAACCACCCCTTTCCCCGGCTCTCGGTGCCCGCCGCGCTGGCCCTGGGCTCGGCCGCGCTGGGCGCCGCCTTCGCTACTGGCCTCTTCCTGG GGAGACGGTGGTCCCCATGGCGCCTCCGGCCACAGCAGCGCCTGCTGCCCCCCGAGGACAGTCCCCTGTGGCAGTATCTGCTGAGCCGCTCCATGCGGGAGCACCCGGCGCTGCGGAGCCTCCGGCTG CTGACCCTGGAGCAGCCGCAGGGGGACTCCATGATGACCTGTGAGCAGGCCCAACTTTTGGCCAACCTGGCGCGGCTCATCAAGGCCGAAAAGGCGCTGGACCTGG GCACTTTCACAGGCTACTCCGCCCTGGCGCTGGCCCTGGCGCTGCCCCCGGCCGGCCGCGTGGTGACCTGCGACGTAGACGCGGGGCCCCCGGAGCTGGGGCGGCCCTTGTGGAAGCAG GCCGAGGTGGCGCACAAGATGGACCTGCGGCTGCAGCCTGCCCTGGACACCCTGG ACGAGCTCCTGGCGGCGGGCGAGGCCGGCACCTTCGACGTGGCTGTGGTAGACGCCGACAAGGAGAACTGCGCCGCCTACTACGAGCGGAGCCTGCAGCTGCTGCGCCCCGGCGGCGTCCTCGCCGTCCCTAAC GTGCTGTGGCGTGGAGAGGTGCTGCACCCTCGGCAAGGAGACGTGGCGGCCGAGTGCGTGCGAAACCTGAACGAACGCATCCGACGGGATGTCAGAGTCCTCGTCAGCCTCCTGCCCCTGGGAGACGGCCTCACGTTGGCCTTTAAGATCTAG